Proteins from one Mycobacterium sp. SMC-2 genomic window:
- a CDS encoding Zn-ribbon domain-containing OB-fold protein, with amino-acid sequence MTASSSSPTLTDPTEPPLSAPLTLAFDYTRSVGPTLSKFFTALRERHVLGVRGSDGRVHVPPAEYDPVTYEPLGEMVPVSSVGTVVSWAWQPEPLEGQPLDRPFAWALIKLDGADTPMMHAVDVGAAGPSAIKTGSRVHVHWADEPVGAITDIAYFELGEKAEPVPEQAAGEQDPVTMIVTPISLTIQHTASHEESAYLRAIAQGKLLGARTGAEGKVYFPPHGADPATGQPTTEFVELPDKGTVTTFAIINIPFQGQRIKPPYVAAYVLLDGADIPFLHLVADVDAHEVRMGMRVEAVWKPREEWGFGIDNIEYFRPTGEPDADYDTYKHHL; translated from the coding sequence GTGACAGCCAGCTCGAGCAGCCCGACCTTGACGGATCCCACTGAGCCACCGCTCTCCGCGCCACTGACATTGGCTTTCGACTACACCCGTTCGGTCGGCCCCACGCTAAGCAAGTTCTTCACCGCACTGCGTGAGCGCCACGTCCTGGGGGTGCGCGGATCCGACGGCCGGGTTCACGTACCGCCGGCAGAATACGACCCGGTCACCTACGAGCCGCTGGGCGAGATGGTTCCGGTGTCCAGTGTCGGCACCGTCGTTTCCTGGGCGTGGCAACCCGAACCGTTGGAAGGCCAGCCGCTGGACCGTCCGTTCGCCTGGGCGCTGATCAAGCTCGACGGTGCGGACACGCCGATGATGCATGCCGTGGATGTGGGAGCCGCCGGTCCTTCGGCCATCAAGACCGGCTCGCGGGTGCACGTGCACTGGGCCGACGAGCCGGTGGGCGCCATCACCGACATCGCCTACTTCGAGCTCGGCGAAAAAGCCGAACCCGTGCCCGAACAGGCGGCGGGCGAACAGGATCCGGTGACCATGATCGTCACACCGATCTCGCTGACGATCCAGCACACCGCCTCGCACGAGGAGAGCGCCTACCTGCGCGCCATCGCCCAGGGCAAGCTGCTGGGCGCGCGCACCGGCGCGGAAGGGAAGGTCTACTTCCCGCCGCACGGCGCAGACCCGGCCACCGGCCAGCCGACCACCGAGTTCGTCGAGCTGCCCGACAAGGGCACCGTCACGACGTTCGCGATCATCAACATCCCGTTCCAGGGGCAGCGCATCAAACCGCCCTACGTGGCGGCCTACGTGCTGCTCGACGGGGCCGACATCCCCTTTCTGCATCTGGTCGCCGACGTCGACGCGCACGAGGTGCGGATGGGCATGCGCGTCGAGGCGGTGTGGAAACCCCGCGAGGAGTGGGGCTTTGGCATCGACAACATCGAGTACTTCCGGCCGACGGGGGAACCCGACGCCGACTACGACACCTACAAGCACCACCTGTAA
- a CDS encoding thiolase domain-containing protein, producing MSARNVAVVGFAHAPHVRRTDGTTNGVEMLMPCFAELYKELGITKADIGFWCSGSSDYLAGRAFSFISAIDSIGAVPPINESHVEMDAAWALYEAYIKILTGEVDTALVYGFGKSSAGILRQILSRQTDPYTVAPLWPDSVSMAALQARMGLDTGKWTEEHMARVAFDSFANARRVDSVEPAISVAELLERPFYAEPLRRHDIAPITDGAAAIVLAADGRARELRENPAWITGIEHRIETPSLGARDLTESESTRVAAQVATGGKTGNLDVAEICAPFTHQHLIIEEAIRIPGPTKVNPSGGALAANPMFSAGLERIGFAAQHIWNGSAERVLAHATSGPALQQNLVAVMEGKN from the coding sequence ATGAGCGCTCGCAACGTTGCGGTCGTCGGCTTCGCCCACGCCCCACACGTACGCCGCACCGACGGCACCACCAACGGCGTCGAGATGCTGATGCCGTGTTTCGCCGAACTCTACAAGGAGCTCGGGATCACCAAGGCCGACATCGGCTTCTGGTGCTCGGGATCGTCCGATTACCTTGCCGGCCGGGCCTTCTCGTTCATCTCGGCGATCGACTCGATCGGCGCCGTACCGCCGATCAACGAATCACACGTCGAGATGGACGCGGCGTGGGCCCTTTACGAGGCCTACATCAAGATCCTGACCGGCGAGGTCGACACCGCACTGGTGTACGGGTTCGGCAAGTCCTCGGCCGGGATCCTGCGCCAGATCTTGTCGCGGCAGACCGACCCCTACACCGTCGCGCCGTTATGGCCGGACTCGGTGTCGATGGCGGCGCTGCAAGCCCGCATGGGGCTCGACACCGGTAAGTGGACCGAAGAGCACATGGCGCGCGTCGCGTTCGACTCCTTTGCCAATGCCCGCCGGGTGGACTCCGTGGAACCGGCGATCAGCGTCGCGGAATTGCTCGAAAGGCCGTTCTACGCCGAGCCGCTGCGGCGCCATGACATCGCGCCCATCACCGACGGCGCCGCCGCCATCGTGCTCGCGGCGGACGGCCGGGCGCGCGAGCTGCGCGAAAACCCGGCCTGGATCACGGGAATCGAGCACCGCATCGAAACCCCGTCCCTGGGCGCGCGCGACCTCACCGAGTCCGAGTCGACCAGGGTGGCGGCCCAAGTCGCCACGGGTGGAAAGACCGGCAACCTCGACGTGGCCGAGATTTGCGCGCCCTTCACCCACCAGCACTTGATCATCGAGGAAGCCATCCGGATACCCGGGCCGACCAAAGTCAATCCGTCCGGCGGCGCGCTCGCCGCCAACCCCATGTTCTCAGCCGGCCTCGAGCGCATCGGCTTTGCGGCGCAACACATCTGGAACGGGTCGGCCGAACGGGTACTCGCGCACGCCACCAGCGGGCCCGCGTTGCAACAGAACCTGGTCGCGGTCATGGAAGGAAAGAACTGA
- a CDS encoding thiolase domain-containing protein: MAGAGAHLAAVLGTGQTKYVAKRKDVSMNGLVREAIDRALEDSGSTFDDIDAVVVGKAPDFFEGVMMPELFMADAMGATGKPLIRVHTAGSVGGSTAIVAASLVQSGKYRRVLAMAWEKQSESNAMWALSIPVPFIKPVGAGAGGYFAPHVRSYIRRSGAPLNIGAMVAVKDRLNGARNPLAHLHQPDITLEKVMQSPMLWDPIRYDETCPSSDGACAVVIGNEEAAEARLAQGNPVAWIHATALRTEPLQFSGRDQVSPQAGRDAAAALWKAAGITSPIDEIDVAEIYVPFSWFEPMWLENLGFAPEGEGWKLTEAGETAIGGRLPVNPSGGVLSSNPIGASGMIRFAEAAIQVMGKGGDHQVPGARKALGHAYGGGSQYYSMWVVGAEKPTPEKVGA, translated from the coding sequence ATGGCCGGTGCAGGTGCGCACCTCGCCGCGGTACTGGGTACCGGGCAAACCAAGTATGTAGCCAAGCGCAAAGACGTTTCGATGAACGGCCTGGTGCGCGAGGCGATCGACCGTGCGCTGGAAGATTCCGGTTCGACGTTCGACGACATCGACGCCGTCGTCGTCGGCAAGGCGCCCGACTTCTTCGAGGGCGTCATGATGCCGGAGCTGTTCATGGCCGACGCGATGGGAGCCACCGGCAAGCCGCTGATCCGGGTGCACACCGCGGGTTCGGTCGGCGGATCCACCGCCATCGTGGCCGCCAGCCTGGTGCAGTCCGGGAAGTACCGGCGCGTGCTGGCGATGGCGTGGGAGAAGCAGTCGGAGTCAAACGCCATGTGGGCGTTGTCGATTCCGGTCCCGTTCATCAAGCCGGTGGGCGCTGGTGCCGGCGGGTACTTCGCCCCGCACGTGCGGTCGTACATCCGCCGCTCCGGCGCACCGTTGAACATCGGTGCCATGGTGGCGGTCAAGGACCGGCTCAACGGAGCCCGCAACCCCTTGGCGCACCTGCACCAGCCCGACATCACCCTCGAGAAGGTGATGCAGTCGCCGATGCTGTGGGACCCCATCCGCTACGACGAGACGTGCCCATCGTCGGACGGCGCCTGCGCGGTGGTGATCGGTAACGAGGAGGCCGCCGAAGCCCGGTTGGCGCAAGGCAATCCGGTCGCCTGGATTCACGCCACCGCGCTGCGCACCGAGCCGCTGCAGTTCTCCGGCCGCGACCAGGTGAGCCCGCAGGCCGGACGCGATGCGGCCGCCGCGCTGTGGAAGGCGGCGGGCATCACCAGCCCGATCGACGAGATCGACGTCGCCGAAATCTACGTTCCGTTCTCGTGGTTCGAGCCGATGTGGTTGGAAAACCTGGGGTTTGCGCCCGAGGGCGAGGGCTGGAAGCTGACCGAAGCCGGCGAAACGGCGATCGGTGGACGGTTGCCGGTCAACCCGTCGGGCGGTGTGCTTTCGTCGAACCCGATCGGCGCCTCGGGCATGATCCGGTTCGCCGAGGCGGCGATTCAGGTGATGGGCAAGGGCGGGGATCACCAGGTTCCGGGCGCGCGCAAGGCGTTGGGGCACGCCTACGGCGGCGGCTCGCAGTACTACTCCATGTGGGTGGTCGGCGCGGAAAAGCCGACGCCGGAGAAAGTCGGCGCGTGA
- a CDS encoding nuclear transport factor 2 family protein, whose amino-acid sequence MSEHPAHEAGRRSREAVIARDKEAWLAVFADDAIVEDPIGPSAFDPEGKGHRGRDAISAFWDKAIAPTTRIEFVFRDTYQCGNEEANVGHILITHGDYQVTAEGVFTYKADDEGKLIALRAYWEMDRAAASARKV is encoded by the coding sequence GTGAGCGAGCATCCCGCGCACGAGGCCGGCCGGCGCTCGCGCGAGGCGGTCATCGCCAGGGACAAAGAAGCGTGGCTGGCGGTGTTCGCCGACGACGCCATCGTCGAGGACCCGATCGGGCCGTCGGCCTTCGACCCGGAAGGCAAGGGGCACCGGGGCCGCGACGCGATCTCGGCCTTCTGGGACAAGGCCATTGCCCCCACCACCAGGATCGAGTTCGTGTTCCGCGACACCTACCAATGCGGCAACGAGGAAGCCAACGTCGGGCACATCCTCATCACCCATGGCGACTACCAGGTGACCGCGGAGGGCGTCTTCACGTACAAGGCCGACGACGAGGGCAAGCTGATCGCGCTGCGCGCCTATTGGGAGATGGACCGCGCGGCCGCCTCGGCCCGGAAGGTCTAA
- a CDS encoding gamma carbonic anhydrase family protein — translation MPLFAFEGRAPRVDPTAFVAPTATLIGDVVVEAGASVWFNTVLRGDYGPIVVREGANVQDGSVLHAPPGIPVDIGPGATVAHLCCIHGVHVGSEALIANHATVLDGAVIGARSLIAAHSLVTAGTQIPAGMLAVGAPAQIKGPVAGTGAEMWVKVNPQAYRELAQRHLAGLEPL, via the coding sequence ATGCCGCTGTTTGCTTTCGAGGGTCGGGCGCCGCGGGTCGATCCGACCGCGTTCGTGGCCCCCACCGCCACCCTGATTGGCGACGTTGTCGTCGAGGCCGGTGCGTCGGTGTGGTTCAACACCGTGCTGCGCGGCGATTACGGGCCAATCGTGGTGCGCGAGGGCGCGAACGTGCAGGACGGGTCGGTGCTACACGCGCCACCCGGCATCCCGGTCGACATCGGCCCCGGCGCCACGGTGGCGCACCTGTGCTGCATTCACGGCGTGCACGTCGGATCCGAGGCCCTGATTGCCAACCACGCCACGGTCCTCGATGGCGCGGTCATCGGCGCGCGCAGCCTGATCGCGGCCCACTCGCTGGTGACGGCCGGCACCCAGATTCCGGCCGGCATGCTGGCGGTGGGCGCGCCCGCCCAGATCAAGGGTCCGGTCGCCGGAACGGGCGCCGAGATGTGGGTCAAGGTGAATCCGCAGGCCTACCGCGAACTGGCTCAGCGGCACCTGGCCGGGCTCGAGCCGCTTTAG
- a CDS encoding 3-ketosteroid-9-alpha-hydroxylase subunit A, producing the protein MSTDTKAVGIREIDPGALPTRYARGWHCLGVAKEFQDGKPHSVEAFGTKLVVFADSHGDLKVLDGYCRHMGGDLSQGTIKGDEVACPFHDWRWGGDGRCKLVPYAKRTPKTARTRSWATDVRGGLLFVWHDHEQNPPDPAVRIPDIPEAASDEWTEWRWNRILIEGSNCRDIIDNVTDMAHFFYIHFGLPTYFKNVFEGHIASQYLHNVGRPDVNDLGTSYGEAHLDSEASYFGPSFMINWLHNSYGGYKAESILINCHYPVTQNSFVLQWGVIVEKPKGMDEEMTDKLSRVFTEGVSKGFLQDVEIWKHKTRIDNPLLVEEDGAVYQLRRWYQQFYVDVADIQPEMVERFEIEVDTTRANEYWNAEVEENLKARDEMPAEQH; encoded by the coding sequence GTGAGTACCGACACCAAGGCGGTCGGCATCCGGGAGATCGATCCCGGCGCATTGCCGACGAGGTACGCCCGGGGCTGGCACTGCCTGGGCGTCGCGAAGGAATTCCAGGACGGTAAGCCGCACTCGGTCGAGGCGTTCGGCACCAAACTGGTGGTTTTCGCCGACTCACATGGGGACCTGAAGGTTCTGGACGGCTACTGCAGGCACATGGGTGGCGATCTGTCGCAGGGCACCATCAAGGGCGACGAGGTGGCCTGCCCGTTCCACGACTGGCGCTGGGGCGGCGATGGGCGCTGCAAGCTGGTGCCGTACGCCAAGCGCACGCCCAAGACGGCGCGCACCCGCTCGTGGGCAACCGACGTGCGCGGCGGCCTGCTGTTCGTCTGGCACGACCACGAACAGAATCCGCCCGACCCCGCGGTCCGGATTCCCGACATCCCGGAAGCCGCCAGCGACGAGTGGACGGAGTGGCGGTGGAACCGCATCCTCATCGAGGGGTCGAACTGCCGCGACATCATCGACAACGTCACCGACATGGCGCACTTCTTCTACATCCATTTCGGTCTGCCGACGTACTTCAAGAACGTTTTCGAGGGGCACATCGCGTCGCAGTACCTGCACAACGTGGGCCGGCCCGATGTCAACGACCTGGGCACCTCCTACGGCGAGGCGCACCTTGACTCCGAGGCGTCCTACTTCGGACCGTCGTTCATGATCAACTGGCTGCACAACAGCTACGGCGGCTATAAGGCCGAGTCGATCCTGATCAACTGCCACTACCCGGTGACCCAGAACTCGTTCGTGCTGCAGTGGGGCGTCATCGTCGAAAAGCCCAAGGGCATGGACGAAGAGATGACCGACAAGCTGTCGCGGGTGTTCACCGAAGGCGTCAGCAAGGGCTTCCTGCAGGACGTCGAGATCTGGAAGCACAAGACCCGCATCGACAATCCGCTGCTGGTCGAGGAGGACGGCGCCGTCTATCAGCTGCGCCGCTGGTATCAGCAGTTCTACGTCGACGTTGCCGACATCCAGCCGGAGATGGTGGAACGCTTCGAGATCGAGGTGGACACCACGCGGGCCAACGAGTACTGGAATGCCGAGGTCGAAGAGAACCTGAAGGCCAGAGACGAAATGCCCGCGGAACAACACTGA
- a CDS encoding sulfotransferase: MSDRTDIGTVEELHASATKLTGLDDFGTNDDNYLEALQVLLDSYRREAGLTVLGSKMNRFFLRGALVARLLSEASWKQYPQHADVVIERPIFVTGLVRTGTTALHRLLGADPAHQGLHMWLAEFPQPRPPRETWDSNPMYRQLDAQFNQHHQDNPGYTGLHFMAAYELEECWQLLRQSLHSVSYETLAHLPSYAHWLSEQDWAPSYQRHRKNLQLIGLNDAEKRWVLKNPSHLFALDALMATYPDALVIQTHRPVETIMASMCSLAQHTTEGWSTTFEGAQIGADAMDTWSRGLERFNTARAKYSPAQFYDVDYKELIADPIGTVADIYRHFDLTLTDEARAAMEKAHADSQSGERAPKHRYTLADYGLTADTVKERFAGL, translated from the coding sequence ATGTCCGATCGCACCGATATCGGCACCGTCGAGGAATTGCACGCATCGGCCACCAAGCTGACCGGGCTCGACGACTTCGGTACCAACGACGACAACTATCTCGAAGCGCTTCAGGTGCTGCTGGACTCCTACCGGCGTGAAGCCGGCCTTACGGTGTTGGGCAGCAAGATGAATCGGTTCTTCCTGCGCGGTGCGCTGGTGGCTCGGCTGCTGTCCGAGGCTTCGTGGAAGCAGTACCCGCAGCACGCCGACGTCGTGATCGAACGCCCGATCTTCGTCACCGGCCTGGTGCGCACCGGCACCACCGCGCTGCACCGGCTACTGGGCGCCGACCCCGCGCATCAGGGCCTGCACATGTGGCTGGCCGAATTCCCGCAGCCGCGTCCACCGCGCGAAACCTGGGATTCGAACCCGATGTATCGCCAGCTTGACGCGCAATTCAACCAGCACCACCAGGACAACCCCGGCTACACCGGCCTGCACTTCATGGCCGCATACGAACTCGAGGAATGCTGGCAGTTGCTGCGGCAGTCGCTGCATTCGGTGTCCTACGAGACGTTGGCACACCTCCCGAGTTACGCGCACTGGCTCTCGGAGCAGGACTGGGCGCCGTCCTATCAGCGGCACCGCAAGAACCTCCAGCTGATCGGGCTCAATGACGCCGAAAAGCGCTGGGTGCTCAAGAATCCCAGCCATCTGTTCGCGTTGGACGCTTTGATGGCGACCTATCCCGACGCGCTGGTGATTCAAACCCACCGCCCGGTCGAGACGATCATGGCGTCGATGTGCTCGCTCGCGCAGCACACCACCGAGGGATGGTCGACGACGTTCGAAGGCGCCCAGATCGGTGCGGACGCAATGGATACCTGGTCGCGTGGACTGGAGCGCTTCAACACCGCGCGCGCCAAATACTCGCCGGCCCAGTTCTACGACGTCGACTACAAGGAGCTGATCGCCGACCCGATCGGCACGGTGGCCGACATCTACCGGCACTTCGATCTGACGCTGACCGACGAGGCGAGGGCGGCCATGGAAAAGGCGCACGCCGACAGCCAGTCCGGTGAGCGCGCGCCGAAACACCGGTACACGCTGGCCGATTACGGGCTGACCGCCGACACGGTCAAAGAGCGCTTCGCCGGGCTGTAG
- a CDS encoding SDR family oxidoreductase, with protein MSGLLNGKVVVISGVGPGLGTTLAHRCSQDGAELVLAARTVERLESVAKQVNDTGHKALAVRADITDDDEVNYLVETTMATYGKVDALINNAFRVPSMKPLAGTSFQHIRDAIELSALGALRLIQAFTPALEKSHGSIVNVNSMVLRHSQAKYGAYKMAKSALLSMSQSLATELGEKGIRVNSVAPGYIWGDTLQAYFEHQAGKYGTTVDQIYAATAANSDLKRLPTEDEVASAIIFLASDLSSGITGQTLDVNCGEYHH; from the coding sequence ATGTCAGGCTTGCTCAACGGAAAGGTCGTCGTCATCAGTGGCGTCGGGCCGGGGCTCGGCACCACCCTGGCGCACCGGTGCTCCCAGGACGGCGCCGAGTTGGTGCTGGCGGCGCGCACGGTGGAGCGGCTGGAAAGCGTCGCTAAACAGGTCAACGACACGGGGCACAAGGCGTTGGCGGTGCGTGCCGACATCACCGACGACGACGAGGTCAACTACCTCGTCGAGACCACCATGGCGACCTACGGCAAGGTCGACGCGCTGATCAACAACGCCTTCCGGGTGCCATCCATGAAGCCGTTGGCGGGCACAAGTTTTCAGCACATCCGCGACGCGATCGAACTCAGCGCGCTCGGCGCATTGCGGCTCATCCAGGCTTTCACACCCGCGCTGGAAAAGTCGCACGGATCGATTGTCAACGTCAACTCCATGGTGCTGCGCCATTCGCAGGCCAAATACGGCGCCTACAAGATGGCCAAGTCGGCGCTCCTGTCCATGTCGCAGTCGCTGGCCACCGAGTTGGGCGAGAAGGGTATCCGCGTCAATTCGGTTGCCCCCGGCTATATCTGGGGCGACACCCTGCAGGCCTACTTCGAACATCAGGCGGGCAAGTACGGCACCACGGTGGACCAGATCTACGCGGCCACCGCGGCCAACTCCGATCTGAAGCGTTTGCCGACCGAAGACGAGGTGGCCTCGGCGATCATTTTCCTGGCCAGCGACCTGTCCAGCGGCATCACCGGGCAAACCCTGGACGTCAACTGCGGGGAGTACCACCACTGA
- the dmpG gene encoding 4-hydroxy-2-oxovalerate aldolase, protein MSTKEIFFNPVWDVRLTDTSLRDGSHHKRHQFTKEEVGAIVAALDTAGVPVIEVTHGDGLGGSSFNYGFSKTPEQELIKLAAETAKEAKIAFLMLPGVGTKEDIKEAQNNGGSICRIATHCTEADVSIQHFGLARELGLETVGFLMMSHTIPPEKLAQQARIMADAGCQCVYVVDSAGALVLEGVRDRVAALVAELGDDAQVGFHGHENLGLGVANSVEAVRAGAKQIDGSCRRFGAGAGNAPVEALIGVFDKIGVKTGIDFFDIADAAEEVVAPAMPAECLLDRNALIMGYSGVYSSFLKHAIRQSERYGVPAHQLLHRAGQRKLIGGQEDQLIDIALEIKREQESGAAATK, encoded by the coding sequence ATGAGCACCAAGGAGATTTTCTTCAACCCGGTTTGGGACGTCCGGCTGACCGACACGTCGTTGCGCGACGGCTCCCATCACAAGCGCCACCAGTTCACCAAAGAAGAGGTGGGTGCCATCGTGGCCGCCCTGGACACCGCGGGGGTGCCGGTCATCGAGGTCACGCACGGTGACGGGCTGGGCGGGTCGAGTTTCAATTACGGGTTCTCCAAGACCCCCGAGCAGGAGCTGATCAAGCTGGCCGCCGAGACGGCGAAAGAGGCCAAGATCGCCTTCTTGATGCTGCCCGGCGTGGGCACCAAGGAGGACATCAAGGAAGCCCAGAACAACGGCGGGTCGATCTGCCGGATCGCCACCCATTGCACCGAGGCCGACGTCTCCATCCAGCACTTCGGCCTGGCCCGCGAGCTGGGCCTGGAGACCGTCGGGTTCCTGATGATGAGTCACACGATTCCGCCGGAAAAACTCGCGCAGCAGGCCCGAATCATGGCCGACGCCGGTTGCCAGTGCGTCTATGTGGTCGATTCGGCCGGCGCGCTGGTCCTCGAAGGCGTGCGCGACCGGGTGGCCGCACTGGTCGCCGAGCTCGGCGACGACGCCCAGGTCGGCTTCCACGGGCACGAGAACCTGGGTCTGGGGGTGGCCAACTCGGTGGAGGCCGTCCGTGCCGGGGCCAAGCAGATCGACGGCTCGTGCCGCCGGTTCGGCGCGGGCGCAGGCAACGCGCCCGTCGAGGCGCTCATCGGGGTGTTCGACAAGATCGGCGTCAAGACCGGCATCGATTTCTTCGACATCGCCGATGCCGCCGAAGAGGTCGTCGCCCCGGCCATGCCCGCCGAGTGCCTGCTGGACCGCAACGCCTTGATCATGGGCTATTCCGGGGTGTACTCGAGCTTCCTCAAGCACGCCATCCGCCAGTCCGAGCGCTACGGCGTGCCGGCCCACCAGCTGCTGCACCGCGCGGGTCAGCGCAAGCTCATCGGCGGCCAGGAAGACCAGCTCATCGACATCGCGCTGGAAATCAAGCGGGAGCAAGAAAGCGGCGCCGCCGCCACCAAATAG
- a CDS encoding acetaldehyde dehydrogenase (acetylating), giving the protein MPAKASVALKVAIVGSGNISTDLLYKLLRSDWLEPRWMVGIDPDSEGLARARKLGLETTHEGVDWLLAQPEKPDLVFEATSAYVHRDAAPKYEAAGIRAIDLTPAAVGPAVIPPANLRQHLDAPNVNMITCGGQATIPIVYAVSRVVDVPYAEIVASVASVSAGPGTRANIDEFTKTTSRGVETIGGAKRGKAIIILNPADPPMIMRDTIFCAIPEDADRDAIAKSIHDVVAEVQTYVPGYRLLNEPQFDEPSLNSGGQAVVTTFVEVEGAGDYLPPYAGNLDIMTAAATKVGEEIAKESLSATAGGMQA; this is encoded by the coding sequence ATGCCGGCTAAGGCGAGTGTGGCCTTAAAAGTGGCGATTGTCGGGTCGGGAAACATCAGTACTGACCTGCTGTACAAGCTGCTGCGGTCCGACTGGCTCGAGCCGCGCTGGATGGTGGGCATCGACCCGGACAGCGAGGGCCTGGCCCGGGCCCGCAAGCTGGGCCTGGAGACCACGCACGAGGGGGTCGACTGGTTGCTGGCCCAGCCGGAGAAGCCCGACCTGGTGTTCGAGGCGACCAGCGCGTACGTGCACCGGGACGCGGCCCCGAAGTATGAGGCCGCGGGGATTCGGGCCATCGACTTGACCCCGGCAGCGGTGGGCCCGGCGGTAATCCCGCCGGCGAACCTGCGCCAGCACCTGGACGCGCCGAACGTCAACATGATCACCTGCGGCGGCCAGGCCACGATCCCGATCGTCTACGCGGTGTCGCGCGTGGTCGACGTGCCCTACGCCGAGATCGTGGCGTCGGTGGCTTCCGTTTCCGCGGGTCCCGGGACGCGGGCGAACATCGACGAGTTCACCAAGACCACCAGCAGGGGCGTGGAGACCATCGGTGGCGCCAAGCGCGGCAAGGCGATCATCATCCTCAACCCGGCCGATCCGCCGATGATCATGCGCGACACCATCTTCTGCGCCATCCCCGAGGACGCCGACCGCGACGCGATCGCCAAGTCCATCCACGACGTGGTGGCCGAGGTGCAGACCTACGTGCCGGGATACCGGTTGCTCAACGAGCCGCAGTTCGACGAGCCGTCGCTCAACTCCGGCGGCCAGGCGGTGGTCACCACCTTCGTCGAGGTGGAGGGCGCCGGCGATTACCTGCCCCCGTATGCGGGCAACCTGGACATCATGACCGCCGCGGCCACCAAGGTCGGCGAGGAGATCGCGAAGGAATCCCTGTCCGCGACGGCGGGAGGAATGCAAGCATGA
- a CDS encoding 2-keto-4-pentenoate hydratase, which translates to MLSVATRDELAADLAQAERSRLPIAPLTAAHPDIDVVDAYEIQLINIRQRVAEGARVLGHKVGLSSKAIQQMMGVDEPDYGHLLDEMQLFEDTPVEVGRYLWPRVEVEVGFILNADLPGADCTEDDVLAATEALVPSIELIDTRITDWKIELCDTIADNASSAGFVLGKARVSPHDLDVKGIDAVLTRNGEVVAKGRTDAVLGNPVTAVAWLARKVEGFGVRLRKGDVVLPGSCTRAIDVHAGDQFVADFAGLGSVQLSFE; encoded by the coding sequence ATGCTCAGTGTTGCGACACGAGACGAGCTTGCTGCCGACCTGGCGCAGGCCGAACGGAGCCGCCTGCCGATCGCTCCGCTGACCGCCGCCCACCCGGACATCGACGTCGTCGACGCGTATGAGATCCAGCTGATCAACATCCGCCAACGGGTCGCCGAGGGGGCCCGGGTGCTCGGCCACAAGGTGGGCCTGTCGTCGAAGGCGATCCAGCAGATGATGGGGGTCGACGAGCCGGACTACGGGCATTTGCTCGACGAGATGCAATTGTTCGAAGACACCCCGGTGGAGGTGGGTCGCTACCTGTGGCCGAGGGTCGAGGTGGAGGTCGGTTTCATCCTCAACGCCGACCTGCCGGGCGCCGACTGCACCGAGGACGACGTGCTGGCGGCCACCGAGGCGCTGGTCCCGTCGATCGAGTTGATCGACACCAGGATCACCGACTGGAAGATCGAGTTGTGCGACACCATCGCCGACAACGCCTCGTCGGCGGGCTTCGTGTTGGGCAAGGCTCGCGTCTCGCCGCACGACCTTGACGTCAAGGGGATCGATGCGGTCCTCACCCGCAACGGTGAGGTGGTCGCCAAGGGCCGCACCGACGCGGTGCTGGGCAACCCGGTCACCGCGGTGGCCTGGCTGGCCCGCAAGGTCGAGGGCTTCGGCGTACGTTTGCGCAAGGGCGACGTGGTGCTACCCGGATCGTGCACGCGAGCGATCGACGTGCACGCCGGCGACCAGTTTGTGGCCGACTTCGCCGGGCTTGGTTCCGTTCAGTTGTCATTCGAATAG